Proteins co-encoded in one Halorussus salinus genomic window:
- a CDS encoding DUF5822 domain-containing protein, with amino-acid sequence MPEPVETHDPEGVDYGWVMQTTFVVTIVVGAPVVALIAWLVGVSLPTWAARAEFAIRVGAVVWFVVAVGVFLYARRMEEDSGTEETASKPEN; translated from the coding sequence GTGCCCGAACCAGTCGAGACTCACGACCCCGAGGGCGTCGATTACGGGTGGGTGATGCAGACCACCTTCGTCGTCACCATCGTCGTCGGCGCGCCCGTCGTCGCGCTCATCGCGTGGCTGGTCGGCGTCTCGCTCCCGACGTGGGCCGCCCGCGCCGAGTTCGCGATTCGGGTCGGGGCGGTCGTCTGGTTCGTCGTCGCGGTCGGCGTCTTCCTCTACGCCCGCCGGATGGAGGAGGACTCCGGGACCGAGGAGACCGCCTCGAAGCCCGAGAATTAG